One Fusarium poae strain DAOMC 252244 chromosome 4, whole genome shotgun sequence DNA window includes the following coding sequences:
- a CDS encoding hypothetical protein (BUSCO:24452at5125), with the protein MVMGLVSHGRRRTGSTASARSSTDDPRGPDAEDDTLVMEPDQGNVLSHIISQLRPGADLSRVVLPTFILEPRSMLERITNFMCHPEMLLPIPTIDDPVERFVSVVKFYLSGWHIRPPGVKKPLNPILGEIFTCYWDFEDGKRAYYISEQTSHHPPKSSYFYMAPDHHIRIDGTLKPRSRFLGNSAASLMEGIAFLSLLNRGQDPTKGEQYILTQPNMYARGILFGKMKYELGDHSFVRCPELDLVADVDFKTKGWVGGTYNAIGGVIKRESTGEVLFELSGLWSEEMYIKDMTTGHREMFFNAQRSKPSSPSVRPIEEQEERESQRLWDKTARAVKDRNHELATDEKTKIEDRQREEAAHRAQENVEWHPRLFRRAQGGPGGQEEGEEDLEWIINANIDHSAPPQKQAEQIMAIYPIINGQKHNQQNVIPPHSPSAKPAQPAVAQPAQNNIDDNLIDFDDTPAPVKTEQSLPTEQAPRESEIQGMLNSTGKPADGPLLDFTSDMKKDLPSTTQQ; encoded by the exons GTGCGCGGTCCTCAACCGACGACCCTCGTGGCCCCGACGCCGAGGATGACACTCTTGTGATGGAGCCCGATCAGGGCAATG TCCTCTCGCATATCATCTCTCAGTTGCGACCAGGAGCCGACCTCAGCCGTGTCGTCCTTCCTACCTTTATCCTCGAACCCCGCAGCATGCTTGAGCGCATCACAAA CTTTATGTGCCACCCGGAGATGCTACTTCCGATTCCAACCATAGATGACCCTGTCGAGCGTTTTGTATCCGTAGTCAAGTTCTACCTCAGTGGATGGCATATTCGTCCCCC AGGCGTCAAGAAACCCCTGAATCCCATTCTTGGTGAAATATTTACTTGTTACTGGGATTTCGAAGACGGAAAGCGAGCATACTACATATCCGAGCAGACATCTCACCACCCGCCCAAGTCCAGCTACTTCTATATGGCACCCGACCACCACATCCGTATCGATGGAACTCTCAAGCCCCGAAGTCGTTTTCTTGGAAATTCTGCTGCCAGTCTCATGGAGGGTATTGCCTTCTTGAGCCTGCTCAACCGGGGCCAGGACCCTACCAAAGGAGAACAATA CATCCTGACACAACCGAATATGTATGCCAGAGGTATTCTATTTGGCAAGATGAAATACGAGCTCGGAGACCACAGCTTTGTCCGATGCCCTGAGCTTGATCTGGTCGCTGACGTCGATTTCAAAACCAAGGGCTGGGTTGGTGGCACTTATAACGCCATTGGAGGAGTGATCAAGAGAGAGAGCACTGGAGAGGTCTTGTTCGAGCTCTCTGGTCTCTGGAGTGAGGAGATGTACATCAAGGATATGACG ACTGGCCACCGTGAGATGTTCTTCAACGCTCAGCGGTCAAAGCCTTCATCACCTTCTGTGCGACCAATTGAGGAACAGGAGGAGCGAGAATCACAACGTCTTTGGGATAAGACTGCCAGAGCTGTCAAGGATCGAAACCACGAGCTTGCGACAGACGAGAAGACCAAGATTGAAGACCGACAACGTGAGGAGGCTGCTCATCGAGCCCAGGAAAACGTCGAGTGGCACCCACGCTTGTTCAGGAGAGCCCAGGGTGGCCCTGGTGGCCAGGAAGAGGGTGAAGAGGATTTGGAATGGATCATCAACGCAAACAT CGACCACTCTGCCCCTCCTCAGAAGCAAGCCGAACAAATTATGGCAATTTACCCCATCATCAACGGGCAGAAGCACAACCAGCAAAACGTCATTCCTCCTCACAGCCCATCCGCCAAACCTGCTCAACCGGCAGTAGCACAGCCTGCCCAGAACAACATCGACGACAACCTGATTGATTTTGATGATACACCTGCACCAGTCAAGACCGAGCAGTCCCTGCCCACTGAACAGGCGCCAAGAGAATCCGAAATTCAAGGAATGTTGAACTCTACAGGAAAGCCAGCCGATGGACCCCTCCTCGACTTCACAAGCGACATGAAAAAGGATCTACCATCCACCACGCAGCAATAA